AACGGATGCCCGTCCATGAGGGCATCCGTTTCTTCATCTGAACGGTGAATTGGTTTACGGGTTGCGTACGCGGAGAACGTTCAACGCCGGATCAGAATCAGCACACCCGCGGCGATGGCGACGACCGCCATCACGATGTCCATCCCGGTGAAGCTGAGATTCAGGATCGAGATCAGTCCGGTCGCGATCAGCCAAACGGCCAGCAGGAACATTCCCAGGTTGCGAGCTCTCATGGTGTCCTCCTCATGCGGTGGATGGGAAAATTATAGCACGGGTGATTTTTTCAGTTGCGGCGATTCCTTTCCGGGAACCAAAAATGAATTGGTGCGTCATTTCAGCCTGAGTTTTTCCGAGGGAAGCGTAATTCCCGCGGGTTGTAACCCCGCGCGTCCGTCCGATGCCCGGACCGCCGGTCAAAGAGCAAAGCCGCAGAGCATGTATTCCTTTTTTTGTGGTTTTTGTGCCTTTTGCGGACAATTATTTTCATTCAAGCGTGGCTGGTATAATTTTCAATCCCGGCGGCGCAAGCCAAAGGAAAATCCGGGGCTTCAAACCCCGAATGCGGAGACCGAATGGAAAAAGCCAAGGCGATTATCGTCGGCAGCGGCGTTGCCGGCGCGGTTCGGCATTTGCCCTTTTTTAAAAGCCACCCCGAGGTCGAGCTCGTCGGAATGTGCGACCCGGACCTGGCGCGGGCGCGCAAAGTCGCGGACGAGAACGGGATTCCCGGCGCCTACGCCTCCCTCGAAGAAGGTCTGCGCGAAACCGGGGCGCGGATCGCCTCGATCTGCACCCCGCCGCAGACCCACAAGGACCTGACGATCTACGCCTTCGAGCACGGGGCGGACGTGCTGTTGGAGAAGCCGTTCGCTGTCACCCTGGCGGAGGCGCGCGAGGTGGTCGCCGCCCAAAAGCGCACCGGCCGTAAGCTTTCGGTGGTGCACCAAAACAAGTTCATGGCGGGCATCCTGCGCATGGCGGAAATCGTGCGGCGCGGCGAAGCGGGCCGGATCCTGCACGTCGGCTTGACCTGGATGACCAACGGGGATCAGGACCGGATGGTCATCGATCCGGACTTCTGGTGCCATAAAATTCCCGGCGGCCGCTGGGCGGAAAGCCTCCCGCACCAGCTCTACATCGCCTACGCGCTGGTGGGGGAGATGAAACTGCTGAGCGTGGCGGCGCGCAAGACCACCGCCAAGTGGCCGTGGATGAGCGCCGACGAAGTGGATGTGGTGCTGGAGAGCAAGGACGGGTACGTCAACATCCGCATGTCGGCCAATCCCGCGGAAACCAAGCGCCGGATCAACGTCCTCCACGGCACCCGGGCGTCTTACATGTTCTCCTACAAGACCGCATTTGCGCTGGCCGAACGGCCCAACGCCAAGATCTCCGCGGATTTGTTCCGCCGCTGGCTGACGGCCCGGATCGCGTTCCGGCCCAAACGGCCTGCGCCGCCCTCCCCGCACGAATACATGATCCATCACTTCATAGACTACGTCCTGAACGACGGAGAAAATCCCACCTCGCCCGAGGAAGCCCTGCACGTCGAGGAGTTGAACGAGCAATTCGGCGAAGCGTTCGAACGCGTCATCCGTAAAACCCCGGCCGGTTGAGGTTCGCGTGCGCGACGAAGGCGGAATCCTGCGGCGGCTGCGCTTCCGCCCGAACCCCGGAACCGACGGGGCGTTCGAGCGGGCGGAGGGCGCCCCCGTACCGGTCCCGCCCCCGGATTGGGACCGCGCGCTCGATCTGTTGCGGCGGATCAATGCCCTCGCCGACGATGCCGGCCGGCGGATTTCCTCGATCCTCACCGAGGACGGCTTCGAACCGTGGTGGTACGGACAGGACCGCCTGCTGCGTTTCTACCTCGTCCCGCTGACTCAGCTGTTGCCCCTGCTCGAAGCCGTCGAAGGCGAAGCTCCCGTCGCCGTGGCCGACGCGCCGCCGGATTTGGCGCGGGTGCTGCAAGCCGTCGGCGGGAGATCCGGTTTCCCCGCCTACCGCGCCGGCGCCGCGCCGGCGGCCGGAAGCCTCCGCGGAAAGGCGGCGCTGCTGGCCCTCTCGCTTTTCTCCCTCGCCGCTTTCCGAGCCGCCTCGCGCGACACGCTGTTCT
Above is a window of Anaerolineales bacterium DNA encoding:
- a CDS encoding Gfo/Idh/MocA family oxidoreductase, which translates into the protein MEKAKAIIVGSGVAGAVRHLPFFKSHPEVELVGMCDPDLARARKVADENGIPGAYASLEEGLRETGARIASICTPPQTHKDLTIYAFEHGADVLLEKPFAVTLAEAREVVAAQKRTGRKLSVVHQNKFMAGILRMAEIVRRGEAGRILHVGLTWMTNGDQDRMVIDPDFWCHKIPGGRWAESLPHQLYIAYALVGEMKLLSVAARKTTAKWPWMSADEVDVVLESKDGYVNIRMSANPAETKRRINVLHGTRASYMFSYKTAFALAERPNAKISADLFRRWLTARIAFRPKRPAPPSPHEYMIHHFIDYVLNDGENPTSPEEALHVEELNEQFGEAFERVIRKTPAG